The region TCGCAATCGTAAATCGGCCCTGGCAGTTCCCAAAAGTACGTGCCGAGTTCCGCTCGAGGAGCCCCTTCATCGCACTGCCGGGTTGGCGCCATAGAACTTCCAGCTCGAAACAAAGTCACCCGTCAGCTTCTGCTTTGTCAGGCTCGCGCGCACCATTTCGATCGGGATTCGATTCTCTTTCAACACCGCATCGTGAAACGCCCGGTTAGTCATCTTGCCCGAGTCGACTAATTCGCGACGAAGCGCACGAACCTGCAAGCCGCCAAGCAAGTACGCGCATTGATACAGCGGCCCATAGGCTCCGCCAAACGAGCGCCGAACTTCGGCGGTCGCGTTGTCGACTTCGTGACCCACTCGCTTGACCAACAGGTCGATGCACTCCTGCGGCGTCATCTTTTCGAGATGAAAGCTGAGCGAGAAAATGATTCGCGCAGAGCGGTGCATTCGCCAGAAGAGCATGCCGATCCGGTTCTCGGGTGACTTGGCGAAGTTCATGTCCCACAGCAGCATCTCCCAGTAGAGCGCGCCGCCTTCCGTCCAGAAGGGCGTGCTGAAGAGCTGGCGATAGGTCCGGTATCGAGCGGCCATGAATCCCTGCAGATGATGCCCCGGGATCAACTCGTGAAACACCGTCGCGCGCGAGAAGTGGATGTTGTTCCCGCGCATGCTCATCATCTTCGCTTCGTGGCCCATCGTGTTTGTAGGATAAGAAACTTGAATCGTCTCGCCGCCAAGAAAGAACGGACTGACCAACTGGCGTTCGGGTGTCATCATCTCCATGCGCCAGGTGTCGCGAGCAAGTTGCGGAACGGTGACCAGATCGTGATCGTCAACGAACCTGATCGCTTCAAGCGCCAGCTCGCGGATCAGATCGGGTTGCTTGCCTGGCTCGACGTACAACGTCTTCACGTATTCGAGCGCCTTCATCCAATCGTCGCCGTAGCCAAGCTCTCTCGATGCACGTTTCATCTCAGCTTCGCACCACGCGTACTCCTTGTTGGCGATCGCAACCAGCTCTTCGGGCGTGTAAGGAATCATCTCGAAGCTAAGCTCGCTCATCAGCGCCTCGCGCCCTATGGGATCGCCGATGATCTCGGTTGTGTCCCCCGGTTTCAGCCCTAGGACTTTTTCGCGCAGGAACGCCGCGTACTTTTCAAGCGATTGATCGACAGACTTGTAAGGCTCGCCGACCCACCACGTGAATATCGGATCGTAGCCGTTGTGGAAGCCGTACCAGTTCCGCAGCGTGTTACGAAGGCTCACGATCGCAGCGACAGCGCGGTTCGCGACGGTCTTCTTCGCTTTGATCGCATCGGGTTTCGCGTCGGGTTTGAGCCCACCCTCGACTGCCTTGCTCGTCCCGTCGATCTGCCTGGCCATCTTGGTGAACAACGCCGCGATCTTTGCGGAATCGATAGCTTCCATGCGGCGGCGGGTGTCTTCGAGATCGGTGATGGTCTGACCAAACGGCACGAGCGTGGCAACTTCGGCAAGGGCTTTGGTTTGCAGGTCCAACTGGCGCAGTTCGTGGTCGAGGTGATTCTTGAAGAGTAAGTAATCGATGCGCCCATCCTGACTCATCGAATCGAAACCGAGCTTCGCGAGTGCCGCAAGCCAGTCGGTGTAAAACTGTTTCATCCGAGCCTGTCGCGCCGACGAAGCTTCGACGGAGTAAAACCGGGCGAGGCTGCCGCGGTCCGCTGTGTACCTTTCGATCACGCCGCGCATCTCGCTTGGCCGCGAGTCCGCGTCGTTCAACCGGGGGATCGGGTCATCGCCCTTTTTCGGCCCGGCATCTGAGTCGAGGCCTCTTTGTTCCGTTTCGCTATGCGCGCGCGCTGAGGAGCTGAACCCGAAACCGCCGCCAAGCGCGAGCATCGCAATCAAAACACCGATCACCAAGAGTCTCGCACTACTCATCCTTTTCACCTCGTCTTAGTTGCCCCGAAATCCTCTGAAGAACTCAGCTTGCACTTATCCCACAACTCCCGGTGGGCTCGCAACGCGCGGTAGTGTCCTAATCTTGTGTTGATATTCGCAAATGCCCTGGCCGCGACCGATGACGGGCGACGGAATATTTGGACTGCGGCGGCTTTTGTGCGTTGCCGCCGCTTTCTGTGGCTTCGTCGGGACAATCAAAAGCGGTGGCAATGCACAGACGCCACCGCAGTCCAAATACGCGCTCGCTTGGTAGTGTTCTAGTCGACCAACACAAGATTAGGACACTACCCAGCGGTCGCGTTGAGGCGACCGGGAATCTGCGGTATAGTGTCGCGCCATCTAGTTCAACAGAACGAGTGCAACGCAAAGCGAGGTGGATCATGGCTCAGCCAAAGGAAAACGAAGAACCTTACCCGCCGCAAGGCTACGCGTGGTACGTGGTCGGCGTGCTGACGTTCGTCTACATCTTCTCATTTATCGACCGGCAGATTCTGAATCTGCTTGTGCGGCCGATTCGGCGCGACCTTGGCATCACCGACTTTCAGATGAGCCTGCTGATGGGATTCAGCTTCGCGCTCTTCTACACCTTCTTCGGCATTCCGCTTGGCAGGCTCGCCGATTCGCGGAGCCGCCGCACGATCATCGCTGTAGGCTTCGCTGTCTGGAGCGTGATGACAGCGGGCTGCGGGCTCGCGAGGAACTTCGTGCAGATGCTGCTGCTGCGCGTGGGGGTGGGAGTCGGCGAAGCGGCATTGTCCCCTGCGGCCTACTCGATCATCACCGACTACTTTCCTCCGAAACGGCGGGCGACGGCCATCAGCGTCTACGGGATGGGAATCTACATCGGCTCGGGGGTCGCGTTTATTGTCGGCGGTCTGGTAGCCGGTCTCGCATCGGCTCAGGAGACCTGGGACCTACCATTAGTCGGGGCGACACGGCCCTGGCAGGTCGTGTTCTTCATCGTCGGCCTTCCCGGCGTGTTGCTCGCGCTTCTTATGTACACGGTGCGCGAGCCAGTTCGTCGCGGCATCAAGACGATGAAGGCGGCGGACGGCAAGACAAGAGTCGCGCAGGTGCCAATGAACGAGGTTGTTGCTTACCTCAAACAGAATTGGCGCACTTTCGCGTGTCACAACGTCGGGTTTGCGCTGTTGTCATTCTCCTCTTATGGCAGCAGCGCGTGGATTCCAACTTTCTTCGTGCGCAATCACGGCTGGAGCGAATCGCAGGCCGGTCAGGTCTACGGCTGGATCGTTGCTATAGCCAGCACGGTCGGAATAGTCGCGGGGGGACGGCTGGCCGACTGGATGGTAGAGCGCGGCCACAGAGATGCGACTATGCGCGTTGGGTTGATGGTCGCGATTGCGTGGCTCCCCTTTGGGTTGCTCTATCCAGTGGTTTCGGATGCTTACTGGGCGGCTGCGCTGCTGGTCCCTGCAGCCTTTCTGGCAAGCGCGCCGTTTGGTGTTTCCGCGGCTGCGATTCAGCAGATGATGCCGAATTCTATGCGCGGGCAGGCCTCGGCGATCTACCTCTTCGTAGTCAACCTCATTGGACTTGGCCTCGGACCTTCTGCCGTTGCAGCCGCGACCGATTTCATTTTTGAAGATGATCAGGCGGTTCGGTACTCGCTGGTTAGCGTCGCCGCCTTCGCGCATGTGGGGGCGGCGACTTTGCTTTGGGCTGGACTCAAGCCGTTTATCGCCAGCCTCGAGCGGTTGAAGCAGTGGAACGCCGCTAATGTTTGAGACAAGAATCGAGGATAGAGGATTGAGGATCGAAGATTGAGGATCGAAGATTGAGAAGCGATCATCCATCCTCTATCCTCTATCCTCTATCCTCTATCCTCCTCAAGCACCTCGTTCCTTACTGAACGTCATCGTCTCGGCGTTCCAGTCGTATGCTCGATTGTCGAAGTAGCTGCGATTGGTAAGCAGAGCCGGCCCCGCCGCGCGGAAGCCAAACACTGCATCCTCCACCACTGGCTTGCGAGAGCGCATGCCTTCAAAGAACGCAGTGAGGTGATCGACCGAATCGCTGTAGCCTGAAGGCGGCGCGTAGGTATCCTGACTCGATGCGTTGATGTCCTGTTTGTTCTCCGGATACTTCGCGCGGTACTCCTTCAAGAATGCCTCCTGAGTCGCCTTCGGGAAAGTATCGATCGTGTAGCCCGGTTCCTTCGCTCGAGTCTTTTTCGAGAGCGTCACTACGCCCGACAGCGTCATCACGCCTTCGCTTCCGATGAATCGGAAGCCTGAGCTTTCGTTTGCGCCGGCCGCAAAATTGACTCTCAGAGCCAGATTAAAGGCAGGTGTGTTCGCGGTCTTGGGGTAGTCGCACAACGCCAGCATCACATCGGGCACGTCGCGTCCGTCGTTCCAGTAGCGCGTCCCGCCGGTCGCCATCACTCGCGTCGGCCCGGTTGTTCCAACCACGAAGTGCAAGCCCGAAAAAAGATGAACGAACAGGTCGCCGGCGACCCCCGTACCGTAGTCGCGATAGTTCCGCCATCGGAAGAACCTCGTGGCATCGAACGCCCGCTTCGGCGCTTCACCCAGAAAGCGGTCCCAGTCAACGGTCGTGGGCGAGGCGTCCGGCGGTATTGAATATTGCCACGCGCCGATCGCGCTGCTGCGATCCCACCAGGCTTCAACCATGTTCAGCTCGCCGATCGCTCCCGAGGCTAGCAGGTCCTTGGCTTTCTTGTAGACGATCGAGCTGACCCGCTGGCTGCCGACTTGAAAGATGCGATTCGTCTGTTTCGCGGTCTCGATGACGTGCTTGCCTTGCTCGAGCGACTGCACCATCGGCTTCTCGCAATAGACGTCTTTGCCGGCCTTCATCGCTTCATTCGAGATGCGCATGTGCCAGTGGTCCGGGGTGGCGATGATGATCGCATCAACATCGGGGCGTGCAAGTACTTCGCGATAATCACGCGTGGTGAAGAGCTGGTTGCCCCAGATTTCTTTGGCGCGAGCCAGGCGTCCGTCGTACAGGTCAGCCGCGGCTACGAGTTCGACGCCGGGAACCTTTAAAGCTTCGCGAGTGTCACCCATCCCTTGCCCGCCGGCTCCGACAAGCCCGAGCCTGATTCTGTCGCTGGGCGCGACTCTCTCCCGCAGGCTTGACCGCTCGGCTGCGAGGATCGTTGTTGACGTTGCGGCTGCCAGGGTCGTAGCCGTGGTCAGCTTGATGAAATCTCGTCGAGAGGTTTTTCCGCTTTGGTGGTTCATTTAGTTAATCTCCTGTTCCATCCTGGGAGCGCAGGCATCCCCGCCTGCCTCTTCTAGCGCAACGCAAAGCAGGCAGGGATGCTGCGCTCCCAGCTCTGCGGTTGCTCGATAGGGTGAAAGGCTACTATTATCCTCTTGCCCGTTCGTTTGCAATGAGAAATCAGTGGTGTCCTAATCTTGTGTTGATATTGCAGGTGGCCGGGCGCACGACCCGATTGCGGGCGACGGAATATTTGGACTGCGGCGGCCTTTGTGCGTTGCCGCCGCTTTTGGTTATCGCCACGAAACGACAGAAAGCGGTGGCAACGCAAAGACGCCACCGAGTCCAAATACGCGGTCGCTTGATAATGTCCTAGTCGACCAACACAAGATTAGGACACTACCGAGAAATCGGCAAAAGACGACCGAAATCAGGTGACGTAGTATTCTCCCGTCGCCACAAATCTCTTCAAAGAGGTCCATCGAATGTTCAAGACAAGCGTTCTAGCTGTGCTATGCGCAGCAGTGCCGGGCGTTCTGGTAATCGCGGCCGGTTCGCCTCGCAGGATGGCGGCGGATGACAAAATAATCGGGCGCTGGGACATGACCATCCAGGGCGCCGCCGGTCAGTATCCCTCATGGTTTGAAGCGAGTCGCGAGGGTGAGAAGCTCAAAGGCCGTTTCGTGGGACGCACCGGCAGCCAGCTTCCGATGGCGTCGATCGAGTTCGCAAACGGTCACCTCGCCTTCTCGGTTCAGTTTGATCAGAACACCAGGTACGAAGCTCAACTGATCGGAAAGCGGCTCGAAGGAACCATATCCGGCCGCGAAGGACAAACGATGAAATGGACCGCGGTTCGCGCGCCAAAGCTCGGCCGCAAATCAACTCCGCGATGGGGCAAGCCGATAACGCTCTTCAACGGACGCGATCTGATCGGGTGGAGAGTTCGTGACCCCGCCAAGGCCGCGACCTGGCGCGTAGTCGATGGGGTGTTGGAAAACACGCCTCGCGGCACGGACATAATTACCGAGCAGAAGTTCACCAACTTCAAGCTTCACGTCGAATTCAAGCTGATCGATAAGAGCAACAGCGGCGTTTATCTGCGCGGCCGGTACGAGATCCAGGTTCAGGAAGACTTCGGCAAAGAGCCTGAGAGCCATCGCTGCGCCGGCATCTACGGCTTCATCAGCCCTTCGAGCATTCCCGCGAAGCAGCCAGGAGAGTGGCAGTCATTCGACATCACGTTCATCGGCCGCCGGGTCACCGTGGTTTTCAACGACAAGACCGTCATCGACAACGCCGAGATCCCGGGGATTACCGGAGGCGCACTCGACAGCAACGAAGGCGAGCCCGGCCCGATAATGTTGCAGGGTGATCACACGCAGATCTACTACCGAAACATGGTCATCACCCCGTCCAAGTGAGCAGCGGATGTGAAGGCAAGAAAGTTAGATGGCGTTTGATTCTCGAAGGGCGGCGATGTCTTCGGGAGTGAAACCAAGTTCGCCAAGGACCTCGCCGGTGTGCTCGCCCAACGTGGGAGCGCGGCGGCATGCGGCGGCGGGCGTTTCGCTCAAGCGCAGCGGCGGGCTCGCGATCGAGACGGGCTTCTTGCCTCCGGGGTACTCGATCTGTTCGAGAAGATTTCGCGAGTTCACCTGAGGATCAGCGACCACTTCGTCCAGGTTGTAACAGGGTCCGCAGGGAATCCGCGCGACTTCAAGCTCCGCGATCGCTTTTTCTCGCGTGCGCGTGGAACACCACGAAGACATCGCCTCGTTGATGACCGCGGCGTTGTTACCGCGCGAGATGTCGTCTCTGAATCGCGGATCATCGATCAAGTCTTCCCTGCCAATCAATCGCGCCCAGCGCCGGAACATCGGACCGCCGATGGTCGGAACGATGATCCATCCATCTCGCGTCTGGTAAGCGTCGCTCGGCGCCGCGTAGTAGCCGGTGTTTCCTATCTGCTCCCGGCGAATCCCCATCGTCTTGAGCTCGGCCAAAAGCGGCGTCATGAAAGTCACCCCGGTTGCAAGCAACGACACGTCTATCAACTGACCCCGACCGGTTTTCTGCCGATGATACAGCGCGGTCATCGCTCCGAATGCTCCGTGGAGCGCCGTCCCATAGTCGGCCCACGAAACAATCGAGCGGACTGGCGGACCGGGGAATCCAGTGAGGCTCATCGCGCCACTCATCGCTTGAACGACTCCGTCGAAGCCTACGCGATCGGCATACGGACCATCGGGGCCAAACGCGGAGGCCATCACGAGGATGATGTTGTCTTTCACGGCACGAAGCGATTCGTAGTCAAGCCCAAGCTTCTTCATCACCGCGAGCGGCAGATTGACGACGACGATGTCGGCGGTGCCAACGAGACGGCGGATGATCTCTCGAGCTTTGGGATGGCCGAGATCGAGCGTGATGCCGCGCTTGTTGCGATTGATGGTTAGGAACAGGCCGCCTTCGCCGCTTTCGGTGACGGGGCCGAGTTTGCGGTCTTCGCCACCATCGCGCCGCTCGACGCGGATCACATCGGCGCCGAAGTCGGCGAGCAACATCGCGCAGTAAGGCCCGGCGATGAAGCGACCAAAATCGATGACTCGAATTCCTTCAAGAGGTCCCGGCATAACTCGCAGCATCGTACCTTCTAGAGACGGGTTTATTCAACTCAGGGAGACTGCATACCCACCTCGTAAGAGGTGGGTTAGTGATGATGTAGCCTACTACACAAAGCATTCAGTCGACCCCGCTGGGTACCATACCCACCTCGTCAGAGGGGTTCGTGATGTTGTGGCCTGCATTAAGCGCATCGGACTGTCTCGGGCCTCGATAGGACTGGAACATCACGTACCCACTTCTTACGAAATGGTATGCAGCGCCAGGCGCGCTTCGTTGTAGGCGGCAACATTACGTACCCACTTCTCACGAAGTGGGTATGGAGCTCGAAGCGCTTCGTTGTAGGCGGCGACATCATGTACTCACTTCTCACGAAGTGGGTATATGCCAACCTGCCGGTTGGGGGATTGCGCGATTAGACGAAGACGTTGTGTCTAGACCGACGCGAGAGAACACTGCTGTGTTATCGAATTCTTCACCAGACTGCTAGAGTCTTGGCTGAGAATCGAGAGCATCGATGAATGAGGGGCCCAACACCTGGTCGACTGCCGCGATCGAGTTATCAATGCGCACCCGCGCGGCTAGTCTCGAACGAATGCGCAGCGAGGTATTCGATCTCGCTGTCATCGGCGGAGGAATTACGGGCGCCGGGGTCGCGCTCGATGCAGCATCGCGAGGGCTCACGGTCGCGCTCATCGAGAAGCGCGACTTCGCAAGCGGAACCAGCTCGCGATCGTCGAAGTTGATTCACGGGGGCCTGCGCTACCTCGAGCAATTCAATTTCGGTCTGGTGCGTGAGTCGCTTCACGAGCGCGCCGTGCTTTCGCGAATCGCTCCTCATCTAAGCAAGCCGCTCCAGTTTCTGGTGCCCGTCTATTCTTCGAGCGAGCAATCTCCCCTCGGAGCGAATAGGCTGAAGCTTGCGGTTGGGCTATGGCTGTACGATCTGCTGGCTGGGCGCCGGAACATCGGTCGACATCAATGGCTGTCGCGTGAAGCCGCGCTCAAGCAAGCCCCGGCGCTTGAGCCGCGCGGTCTCCGCGGCGCGTTCCTTTACTACGACGGTCTGACCGACGACGCGCGGCTGGTGATCGAGGTGATCAAAGCGGCAGCCGCTCACGGCGCGCTGGTAGCGAACTACGTCAGCGCGCGTGGATTTCGCAACGACGATGACGGCGTGTCGAAGGTTGAGCTAGAGGACACGCGCGATGGCGGCTCGTTCGAGTTGCGCGCGAAGGTAGTCGTGAACGCAACCGGAGTGTGGTCGGATGAGGTGTCTCGCCTGTCTGACGCAAGGGCGCCGAAAAGACTCCGGCCCTCGAAAGGCATCCACGTCGTTGTTCCATCTGAAAGGCTACAGAACCACACGGCCGTGTTGATTCCGTCGCTTGGCGAGAGCCGGTTTCTGTTCGTCATTCCGTGGCAGGGCCGCACGGTCATCGGGACGACAGACACGGACTATTCAGGAAGTCTGGACGACCCGCGTGCCGAGGCCGATGAAGTGGATCGCGTTGTGCAATCAGCGGCTCGAGCTTTCCCGGACGCGCGGCTGTCAACCGAAGACGTGATCAGCACGTTCGCCGGGCTGAGGCCGTTGATCGCCGCGGACGGACAGTCGACAAAAGAGCTTTCGCGCAAGGAGGAGGTCTTCGAAGACGCCTCGGGCCTGATCACTATCACGGGCGGCAAGCTGACAACCTGGAGACGAATGGCTGAGCGCGTCGTTGATTCCGTTGGCCGTCGACTTGAAACCATTGATGGAGTCCGCCGGCCGCGAGCGCATCGCAGCGTGACTGAGAACATCCAGCTTGCGGGTGGAACGCCTCAAGGCGACGCGCGCAAAGAAGCTCGAGCCGCGACGGAATTCGGTATTGACGTAGCTACGGTCGAGCACTTGATGGGAACCTACGGCAGCAACTATCGTGTGATCCTCGAACTCACCCGCGAGTCGGAAGAGTTGAAAACGACCTTGATCGACGGACTTCCTCACATCGTGGCCGAAGCCGTCTACGCCGCGCGATTCGAGATGGCGGCGACTGTCGAAGACTTTCTTTCGCGCCGAACTCGCATTGAATTGCTCGTGAGCGATCACGGCCGCTCGTGCGCTATGCGCGTATCGAGCTTGCTCGAGCGCGAGGCTGGCAGGCCGACGGCTGAAGAACAAAGCGTCGGCGTTCTGCAAGAGGCCCCAACATGCTGAACACACCGTTCCTCGAAGACCATCATCGGCAGCTCGCCCAGCAAGTCGATCGCTTCGTCAGCGAGCAAGTGCGCGGCGCGGCTCTTGGTGGAACTGAAGACGAGCAGGCTCGGAGTCTTGTAAGGGCGCTCGCTCGCGAAGGGCTGCTGGCCCGCACGGTTCCCGCGCGGTTTGAAAGCGGCGCAAGCTCGCTCGACGTGCGAGCGCTATGCGTTGTGCGCGAACATCTCTGCTATGAATCCTCGCTGGCCGATCTGATGTTCGCGATGCAGGGGCTCGGCAGCTTCCCGGTGGCGCTTGCGGGATCGGATGAGCTCAAGCGGCAACTCCTGCCAAAGGTCACGAGCGGCGATGCGATCGCGGCGTTCGCGATCACCGAACCCGAAGCCGGTTCGGACGTGTCGGCTCTTCAAACGACGGCGCGCCGCGATGGTGCAAGCTACGTGCTTGACGGAGTGAAGACCTTCATCTCGAATGCGGGGCTTGCGGATTTTTACACCGTGTTCGCGAAGACTGACTCCGCAAAAGGAAGCAAGGGCATCTCGGCGTTCGTGGTCGAGAAGCACGCGTCCGGCTTTCACTTTGAAGAGAAGATCGAATTGATCGCGCCGCATCCGATCGGCCGCATAAGATTTGACGGTTGCCGCGTGCCTCTGTCCAATCTGCTCGGCGAAGAAGGCGAGGGCTTCAAGATAGCGATGACGACGCTCGATTCGTTTCGGCCAACCGTCGGCGCGGCGGCGGCGGGGCTGGCGTGGCGCGCGCTCGATGAAGCGATCGGCTACGCGAAGCGCAGGGTGCAATTCGGAAAACCAATTGCCGAGTTTCAAGCGACGCAGATGAAGCTGGCCGAGATGGCCACCGAGCTTGATGCGGCCCGCCTTCTGGTCTATCGAGCGGCCTGGCTAAAAGACACCGGCGTCACTCGAGTGACTCTCGAGTCTGCGATGGCGAAGCTCTACGCTACCGAAGCCGCACAGCGGGTCATCGATTCAGCAGTTCAGATCCACGGCGGAACAGGCGTGGTGCGCGGTGCGGTAGTCGAACGTCTCTATCGCGAAGTTCGCGCGCTGAGGATCTACGAAGGAACATCGGAGATCCAGAAGCTGGTCATCGCCGGGCAGCTACTTCGGTGAACCGTTTTAAGAGGCAGGCTCGGCCGACATAGGGAGTTCAAGACAGAAGCACCCGAAGTGCAAAAACTTGTTGACAAAAAGTCGCCCTTGCAGTAACTTTGCGTCCCCCACATTGTTAAGCTCCCACCGATTGACAAGGAATCCAACCGTAGATCCAGAGCAGGTTTGTGCGTATCTCCGAGTTACTGGATCTGGTATGAGCTTCAATTTTCCGGAAAAAGGAATTTGAGCTCGAGGCTACAGCCCGTCACGTAGAGGCTGAGCCCGACACGAAGTAAGCCCTTCCTCACAAAAGATGCTCGCCCCCGCGAGCAGGACGTACGGTACTTGCGGCTTCGCTGGGAATGCTAGAACCAGATCAGCCCAGGCAAAGCGAAGTCACGGTATCAAAGTCCGGTCAGAGCCCCTCTTAAAAAACGGGACAATCCGCTGCAAAACATCGCAGCGCCTCAAAGCTTCCGGCGAGTCTCCATTGCGCGGTTGAGGGTCATCCTGTCCGCTGGCGCCGCCGGTTTCCGCGAGGCAAGAGCAGAGGAAACGTGTAGGGAGGGGAAATCCATGCCGAGACGATTCGTTTTGTTGTCGCTCGCTTCGCTGTTGCTTTGTGTCTCGACGGCTGAAGCTCAGGGCACCCATCAGTTCCTAGGGAAGCCTCGCGAAGTGCCGGATCAGTTCACCAGCAAATATGGTATTCGCTACAACACGCAGGGCTACGACCAGCCGCAGACAAAGTGGAAGAAAAAAATTGGCGCCTGGAGAGAGAACGACGTCCCCGATTCGATCATCGAAGAGCTATTGGCCTTCCCCGGTTCGCCGGACGCAATAGGGCAATGGATCGACGAGGCATTCGATAAGACGCTGGCTCAATTCACGGCCTGCGAAGGGGCGCTTGCCAAACGCGCGAGCCGGGTGTCCGCGAAGGACGTCTATGTGATAATCATGCCGTCGGCTTTTTTCGAGCCGTTCTACAAGGTGCTTGTTGCGGGCGCCTATTACCCAACTCCCAAAGAGATAAAGGTCCTGAACATCTACTATATCTGGGAAGGCGAGCATAAAGGCTGGCTGCGTCACGCGCGAGATTTGTTGATCTATGAGATGGCAAACTACTTCGCGGTGATGTGCGAGATACAACCGGAGCCGCGCTCCACGGCGTGGCCTTGCGATGCGCCGCCGGTGATCACGCCGCAGTGACGCGCGCTAGTGACTTGTAACAGCCGTTTCGCTAGCGATCGAATGGGTACGAAATCGGTGCGAATCCGTCAAACCCGCCGCATAGACCACGGATGACACTGGTTCGGCGGATTTGCGCGGATACCACTCCTTCACTAGTGAAGCGCATGTTACAGGCGACTAGTTGCGCCGGCGTTTCCACAACACGAAACCCAAGACGGACCACGCGCCCAGCGCGGAATACTCGTATCTGCCGAAGCTGCCTGGGATCGATGGAACGATCTTCATCACGATCAGCATTGCGGCTACCGCGGCCCCGCTGTATCCAATCATTCTTAGCCGGCGCGAAGTCGCGACCCCTCCCGCACCGCTGCAAAACGCGAGACAGGTCGCAAGCCATCCGATAGCCGCCGCCAGCGAGCCGACTTCCGAGATCGGAACCAGCACCGCCTGTCCAAGAAACGATGCGATCACCGTGAAACAACCCGCAAACGCTACGGCGGTCTTCGGCGTTCGATAGCGCTCATCGATTCGCGCGAGCCGGGCATCGAGCAAGTTGCGCCGCCCCATCGCAAACAACAACCGCGTGGACGTTAGGAAGTTCCCGTTGAAGATCTTCAGCAATGAAAGCAGCACCGCAAGCATGATCAACTGCACAAGCGCGCGCGATCCGAAGGCGCGCTCGAAGGCGACCGCGGTCGCGAAACGCTCGTTTGTCAACGACTGCCACGGCTGAATGAGCGTCACCACGCCGATGATCGTCACGTAGAAAAAAATACCCGCGCCAAGCGCCATGAATATCACTCGCACGAAGTGCTTCGGCTGGAAATCAACGGAAGCTTCTTCCGAACACTTCGGCGCCGCTTCAAAACCGGTCATGAAGTAAGGGACTATCTGAAGCACCATCAGCATCGACACTAACCCTCCGAG is a window of Acidobacteriota bacterium DNA encoding:
- a CDS encoding MFS transporter, whose protein sequence is MAQPKENEEPYPPQGYAWYVVGVLTFVYIFSFIDRQILNLLVRPIRRDLGITDFQMSLLMGFSFALFYTFFGIPLGRLADSRSRRTIIAVGFAVWSVMTAGCGLARNFVQMLLLRVGVGVGEAALSPAAYSIITDYFPPKRRATAISVYGMGIYIGSGVAFIVGGLVAGLASAQETWDLPLVGATRPWQVVFFIVGLPGVLLALLMYTVREPVRRGIKTMKAADGKTRVAQVPMNEVVAYLKQNWRTFACHNVGFALLSFSSYGSSAWIPTFFVRNHGWSESQAGQVYGWIVAIASTVGIVAGGRLADWMVERGHRDATMRVGLMVAIAWLPFGLLYPVVSDAYWAAALLVPAAFLASAPFGVSAAAIQQMMPNSMRGQASAIYLFVVNLIGLGLGPSAVAAATDFIFEDDQAVRYSLVSVAAFAHVGAATLLWAGLKPFIASLERLKQWNAANV
- a CDS encoding DUF885 family protein → MSSARLLVIGVLIAMLALGGGFGFSSSARAHSETEQRGLDSDAGPKKGDDPIPRLNDADSRPSEMRGVIERYTADRGSLARFYSVEASSARQARMKQFYTDWLAALAKLGFDSMSQDGRIDYLLFKNHLDHELRQLDLQTKALAEVATLVPFGQTITDLEDTRRRMEAIDSAKIAALFTKMARQIDGTSKAVEGGLKPDAKPDAIKAKKTVANRAVAAIVSLRNTLRNWYGFHNGYDPIFTWWVGEPYKSVDQSLEKYAAFLREKVLGLKPGDTTEIIGDPIGREALMSELSFEMIPYTPEELVAIANKEYAWCEAEMKRASRELGYGDDWMKALEYVKTLYVEPGKQPDLIRELALEAIRFVDDHDLVTVPQLARDTWRMEMMTPERQLVSPFFLGGETIQVSYPTNTMGHEAKMMSMRGNNIHFSRATVFHELIPGHHLQGFMAARYRTYRQLFSTPFWTEGGALYWEMLLWDMNFAKSPENRIGMLFWRMHRSARIIFSLSFHLEKMTPQECIDLLVKRVGHEVDNATAEVRRSFGGAYGPLYQCAYLLGGLQVRALRRELVDSGKMTNRAFHDAVLKENRIPIEMVRASLTKQKLTGDFVSSWKFYGANPAVR
- a CDS encoding CoA transferase; translated protein: MLRVMPGPLEGIRVIDFGRFIAGPYCAMLLADFGADVIRVERRDGGEDRKLGPVTESGEGGLFLTINRNKRGITLDLGHPKAREIIRRLVGTADIVVVNLPLAVMKKLGLDYESLRAVKDNIILVMASAFGPDGPYADRVGFDGVVQAMSGAMSLTGFPGPPVRSIVSWADYGTALHGAFGAMTALYHRQKTGRGQLIDVSLLATGVTFMTPLLAELKTMGIRREQIGNTGYYAAPSDAYQTRDGWIIVPTIGGPMFRRWARLIGREDLIDDPRFRDDISRGNNAAVINEAMSSWCSTRTREKAIAELEVARIPCGPCYNLDEVVADPQVNSRNLLEQIEYPGGKKPVSIASPPLRLSETPAAACRRAPTLGEHTGEVLGELGFTPEDIAALRESNAI
- a CDS encoding Gfo/Idh/MocA family oxidoreductase, which translates into the protein MNHQSGKTSRRDFIKLTTATTLAAATSTTILAAERSSLRERVAPSDRIRLGLVGAGGQGMGDTREALKVPGVELVAAADLYDGRLARAKEIWGNQLFTTRDYREVLARPDVDAIIIATPDHWHMRISNEAMKAGKDVYCEKPMVQSLEQGKHVIETAKQTNRIFQVGSQRVSSIVYKKAKDLLASGAIGELNMVEAWWDRSSAIGAWQYSIPPDASPTTVDWDRFLGEAPKRAFDATRFFRWRNYRDYGTGVAGDLFVHLFSGLHFVVGTTGPTRVMATGGTRYWNDGRDVPDVMLALCDYPKTANTPAFNLALRVNFAAGANESSGFRFIGSEGVMTLSGVVTLSKKTRAKEPGYTIDTFPKATQEAFLKEYRAKYPENKQDINASSQDTYAPPSGYSDSVDHLTAFFEGMRSRKPVVEDAVFGFRAAGPALLTNRSYFDNRAYDWNAETMTFSKERGA
- a CDS encoding DUF1080 domain-containing protein, with translation MFKTSVLAVLCAAVPGVLVIAAGSPRRMAADDKIIGRWDMTIQGAAGQYPSWFEASREGEKLKGRFVGRTGSQLPMASIEFANGHLAFSVQFDQNTRYEAQLIGKRLEGTISGREGQTMKWTAVRAPKLGRKSTPRWGKPITLFNGRDLIGWRVRDPAKAATWRVVDGVLENTPRGTDIITEQKFTNFKLHVEFKLIDKSNSGVYLRGRYEIQVQEDFGKEPESHRCAGIYGFISPSSIPAKQPGEWQSFDITFIGRRVTVVFNDKTVIDNAEIPGITGGALDSNEGEPGPIMLQGDHTQIYYRNMVITPSK